A single genomic interval of Terriglobus albidus harbors:
- a CDS encoding PqqD family peptide modification chaperone encodes MSSDSMSPDSMSPDSMTPDSIPQMTPGYRLHPTQDVVLIPEGVLELSGPSRDILLEVDGRRTVREIVHNLAAKYEGADENEMLDDVVALLGRLAERGVLQG; translated from the coding sequence ATGAGCTCTGACTCCATGAGCCCCGACTCCATGAGCCCCGACTCCATGACACCCGATTCGATTCCGCAGATGACACCGGGATACCGGCTGCATCCGACGCAGGACGTGGTACTGATCCCCGAGGGCGTGCTGGAGCTGAGCGGTCCGTCGCGCGACATTTTGCTGGAGGTGGATGGCAGACGTACCGTGCGTGAGATCGTCCATAATCTGGCGGCGAAATATGAAGGAGCCGATGAGAACGAGATGCTCGACGATGTAGTAGCGCTGCTCGGCCGCCTGGCCGAACGCGGCGTGCTGCAGGGGTGA
- a CDS encoding SH3 domain-containing protein yields MIFPSFQRRLFALAAAFALLSGCSRLRPKPKDEYVYVTAKGTYLRDRLAAVSNRTGNVDNGQKLKILERQRHYFRVVTDKGETGWINERAVVTQDIVDQFEALKKEYARQPAVASGVVRDDVYLHLKPGRDTDRFYRLNEGEKLGLIARATLPKPVPGGVPQQQAKEGEPPAPPPMEDWWMVRSGDRSGWLLSRMMDVDVPDSVARYAEGQRIVGNYVLTKVEDDEVEGTDKMVPIFVTLMNSWKAGLPYDFDQVRVFTWNRAKHRYETAFRDRNIQGFLPVEVKTDPGQPNAPRSSASTLPAPSFIYRVLAADNGPVIPDPVTGISKPSKLVQKTYRLEGNITRRVLRPGETPQAEAKASEDVATKAAAKKPAKKRK; encoded by the coding sequence GTGATCTTCCCGTCATTCCAACGTAGATTGTTCGCGCTCGCCGCAGCCTTTGCGCTGCTGTCGGGCTGCAGCCGCCTGCGCCCTAAACCCAAGGACGAGTATGTCTATGTCACCGCCAAGGGAACGTATCTGCGCGACCGTTTGGCCGCCGTGTCAAATCGTACGGGAAATGTCGACAACGGGCAGAAGCTGAAGATACTCGAGCGCCAGCGGCACTACTTCCGCGTGGTGACCGATAAGGGCGAGACGGGCTGGATCAACGAGCGGGCGGTTGTGACGCAGGATATCGTCGATCAGTTTGAGGCATTGAAGAAGGAATATGCACGGCAGCCTGCGGTGGCCAGCGGTGTGGTGCGGGACGATGTGTACCTGCACCTGAAGCCGGGCCGCGATACAGACCGTTTCTACCGGCTGAATGAGGGAGAGAAGCTGGGGCTCATTGCCAGGGCTACGCTGCCCAAACCTGTGCCAGGTGGAGTTCCGCAGCAGCAGGCGAAGGAAGGTGAGCCGCCCGCGCCTCCTCCGATGGAGGACTGGTGGATGGTGCGCTCGGGAGACCGGTCGGGCTGGTTGCTCTCGCGCATGATGGACGTCGACGTGCCTGATTCGGTGGCGCGGTATGCCGAAGGGCAGCGCATTGTGGGCAACTATGTGCTGACGAAGGTCGAAGACGATGAGGTTGAAGGCACGGACAAGATGGTGCCCATCTTCGTCACACTCATGAATAGCTGGAAGGCCGGGCTGCCGTACGACTTCGACCAGGTGCGCGTCTTCACCTGGAACCGGGCCAAGCACCGGTATGAGACGGCGTTCCGCGATCGCAATATCCAGGGTTTCCTGCCGGTGGAGGTCAAGACCGATCCGGGGCAGCCGAATGCACCGCGGTCGAGCGCCAGCACGCTGCCGGCGCCGTCGTTTATTTATCGGGTCTTGGCTGCGGACAACGGGCCAGTGATCCCCGATCCTGTGACCGGAATCTCGAAGCCCTCAAAGCTGGTACAGAAGACCTACCGGCTTGAGGGAAATATCACGCGGCGGGTGCTGCGGCCGGGCGAGACTCCGCAGGCGGAGGCGAAGGCCAGCGAAGATGTGGCGACCAAGGCGGCCGCGAAGAAGCCTGCCAAAAAACGCAAGTAG
- a CDS encoding DegT/DnrJ/EryC1/StrS family aminotransferase, giving the protein MPNAVPLLDFSREYQLRREEILAALELVADSQKFILGPEVEQFEAAAAAALQVKHAIGCASGTDALWLALAAAGVGPGDEVITTPFSFFASTSAILRAGAIPVFADIDPVTFNLSPAAAEAVITPRTKAILPVHLYGQPVDWDHFQQIADRHKLLLIEDAAQAWGARWKQIPAGSLGASAAFSFYPTKNLAAMGDAGMVTTNDDTVADHARALRTHGMRQRYFHDEIGWNARLDSFQAAVLNVRLKYVTAGNEERAQIAENYLHLFQQAGLIGAITLPEMLTNAHSAWHQYVIRAPRRNDLRTHLTAHQIGTEIYYPLPIHLQPSLSHLGYMAGTFPHSEQAAHEVLALPIFPGLRMDEQELVVQRIAEFYF; this is encoded by the coding sequence GTGCCGAACGCCGTTCCTTTGCTCGATTTTTCTCGTGAATACCAGCTCCGCCGCGAAGAGATTCTCGCCGCCCTGGAACTGGTCGCCGACTCCCAGAAGTTCATCCTTGGGCCCGAAGTCGAACAATTTGAAGCAGCAGCCGCTGCCGCTCTGCAGGTCAAGCACGCCATCGGCTGCGCTTCCGGCACAGACGCCCTCTGGCTCGCCCTGGCAGCCGCCGGCGTAGGTCCGGGTGACGAGGTCATCACCACCCCGTTCAGCTTCTTCGCCTCTACCTCGGCCATCCTGCGCGCGGGCGCTATCCCGGTCTTCGCCGATATCGACCCGGTCACCTTCAACCTGTCTCCCGCCGCTGCCGAAGCCGTAATTACCCCGCGCACCAAAGCCATTCTCCCGGTCCACCTCTACGGCCAGCCCGTCGACTGGGACCACTTCCAGCAGATCGCAGACCGCCACAAACTGCTGCTCATCGAAGACGCCGCCCAGGCCTGGGGAGCACGCTGGAAGCAGATCCCGGCCGGGTCGCTCGGCGCCTCCGCGGCCTTCAGCTTCTACCCCACCAAAAACCTCGCCGCCATGGGCGATGCCGGCATGGTCACCACGAACGACGACACCGTCGCCGACCACGCACGCGCCCTGCGCACTCACGGCATGCGCCAGCGCTACTTCCACGATGAGATCGGATGGAACGCCCGCCTCGACAGCTTCCAGGCAGCGGTGCTGAACGTCCGGCTGAAGTACGTCACCGCCGGCAATGAAGAACGCGCTCAAATCGCGGAGAACTACCTGCACCTCTTCCAGCAGGCCGGTCTGATCGGCGCCATCACGCTGCCGGAGATGCTGACCAACGCCCACTCCGCCTGGCACCAGTACGTCATTCGCGCCCCACGCCGCAACGACCTGCGGACACACCTCACCGCCCATCAGATCGGCACCGAGATCTACTACCCGCTGCCGATTCACCTGCAGCCGTCACTCTCCCATCTTGGCTATATGGCAGGTACGTTCCCACACTCCGAACAGGCGGCGCATGAGGTTCTGGCTCTACCCATCTTCCCCGGACTGCGGATGGACGAACAGGAGTTGGTCGTCCAACGGATCGCCGAGTTTTATTTTTAA
- the pqqE gene encoding pyrroloquinoline quinone biosynthesis protein PqqE has protein sequence MPATTRPQSLICEVTHRCPLHCLYCSNPIEMQQAAAELPAEVWRRVFQEAAALGILHLHLTGGEPLARKDLAELIQAGHDAGLYVNMVTSGVGLTEERLAGLVQAGLEHLQLSFQDADEARANYIAGTRAHAWKLGLVPLIKQQRLAFTVNLVVHRQNLDRLEEMIALAESLEPNRIEIAHVQYYGWALKNRSLLMPTEEQVQYALPVVEAAKTRLRGKIHLDAVLPDYYANFPKACVGGWGRQMILIDPAGRALPCHSAGILPGFAFDNVREKSLSWIWGQSPAFERFRGDAWMSETCRSCERKERDFGGCRCQAFLLTGDMEAIDPVCTYSPQHGLMEELRKPAGDDLLPIYRNS, from the coding sequence ATGCCTGCAACGACACGGCCACAATCGCTTATCTGTGAGGTGACTCACCGGTGCCCGCTGCACTGTCTCTACTGCTCGAACCCGATTGAGATGCAGCAGGCAGCGGCGGAGCTTCCGGCCGAGGTGTGGCGGCGTGTCTTTCAGGAGGCAGCGGCACTGGGTATCCTGCATCTGCATCTGACGGGCGGGGAGCCGCTCGCGCGCAAGGATTTGGCTGAGCTGATCCAGGCAGGCCACGATGCGGGGCTCTACGTGAATATGGTGACCTCGGGTGTGGGGTTGACCGAGGAACGGCTCGCAGGGCTGGTGCAGGCCGGGCTGGAACATCTGCAACTGAGCTTTCAGGACGCAGATGAGGCACGGGCCAACTACATCGCCGGAACGCGGGCTCACGCCTGGAAGCTGGGGCTGGTTCCGCTGATCAAGCAGCAGCGGCTTGCCTTCACGGTGAACCTGGTGGTGCACCGGCAGAACCTTGATCGGTTGGAAGAGATGATTGCTCTGGCAGAGTCGCTGGAGCCAAACCGCATCGAGATCGCACACGTGCAGTACTACGGCTGGGCGCTGAAGAACCGCAGTCTGCTGATGCCGACAGAGGAGCAGGTGCAGTACGCGCTGCCTGTGGTGGAAGCAGCGAAGACGCGTCTGCGGGGAAAGATCCATCTGGACGCTGTGCTGCCCGACTACTACGCCAATTTCCCCAAGGCATGTGTCGGCGGATGGGGACGGCAGATGATCCTCATCGATCCCGCAGGGCGGGCGCTTCCATGCCACTCGGCGGGTATTCTGCCGGGGTTCGCATTCGACAACGTGCGGGAGAAAAGCCTGTCGTGGATCTGGGGGCAGTCGCCTGCGTTTGAGCGGTTTCGTGGTGACGCGTGGATGTCGGAGACCTGCCGAAGCTGCGAGCGGAAAGAACGCGACTTCGGCGGATGCCGGTGCCAGGCGTTTCTGTTGACGGGCGATATGGAAGCGATCGATCCGGTGTGTACGTATAGCCCGCAGCATGGGTTGATGGAAGAGCTGCGGAAGCCGGCGGGGGATGATCTACTGCCGATTTACCGGAATAGTTGA
- the pqqA gene encoding pyrroloquinoline quinone precursor peptide PqqA: MKTWTRPDFKEVSLGCEINSYSPAEI; this comes from the coding sequence ATGAAGACCTGGACCCGTCCTGATTTCAAAGAAGTAAGCCTCGGCTGCGAGATCAACAGCTACTCCCCCGCCGAAATCTAA
- the pqqC gene encoding pyrroloquinoline-quinone synthase PqqC yields MGAVTMLTADELRARLQAVGEAKYHHRHPFHERMHRGELTRGQLQAWALNRYYYQSRIPIKDALVLAKSDDPAFRRAWRKRIVDHDGDESGYGGVEKWIQLAEAAGVPREDTIAYKGVLPAVIFSVDAYLSLVRDSSLLVAVASSLTELFSRQLISLRMDRMKLHYPYLEPGLAYFVGRLTQAPEDAAFALDYVTKHARNREEQEQVIRALERKCEILWAQLDAIEHAYVVPGLPPPGCFLPKGEA; encoded by the coding sequence ATGGGAGCTGTAACGATGTTGACTGCGGACGAGCTGCGTGCGCGGCTGCAGGCGGTAGGAGAGGCGAAGTACCACCACCGGCATCCGTTTCATGAGCGGATGCACCGGGGCGAGCTTACACGCGGGCAACTGCAGGCGTGGGCGCTGAACCGGTACTACTACCAGAGCCGCATTCCCATCAAGGACGCGCTGGTGTTGGCTAAGAGCGACGATCCGGCCTTCCGCCGCGCTTGGCGGAAGCGCATTGTCGATCACGATGGTGACGAGAGCGGATACGGCGGTGTAGAGAAGTGGATTCAGTTGGCGGAGGCTGCCGGCGTTCCGCGTGAAGACACGATTGCCTACAAGGGCGTGCTGCCGGCGGTGATCTTCTCGGTGGATGCTTATCTCTCACTGGTGCGTGACAGTTCACTGCTGGTCGCTGTAGCGTCAAGTCTGACGGAGCTGTTCTCGCGGCAGTTGATCAGCCTGCGGATGGACCGGATGAAGCTTCACTATCCCTACCTGGAGCCGGGGCTGGCTTACTTTGTGGGCCGGTTGACGCAGGCCCCGGAAGACGCGGCGTTTGCTCTGGACTACGTGACGAAGCACGCCCGCAACCGCGAAGAGCAGGAGCAGGTGATCCGCGCGTTGGAGCGCAAGTGCGAGATCCTGTGGGCGCAGCTCGATGCGATCGAGCACGCATATGTTGTTCCCGGGCTACCGCCTCCGGGATGTTTTCTGCCGAAGGGGGAAGCATGA
- the hflX gene encoding GTPase HflX, producing MRQADELRERSLSTHAERAVLVAVEFTGERRQVPYVAARARASAAIDAAATGVPVEPAVPVADLDFEAALEEFRELARSAGAEIASVMIQRRQKPDPALLVGQGKAEEIVAMAESTGAELVLFDHDLSPSQLRNLEKLLPCRVIDRTQLILDIFARHARTREGQLQVELAQLEYQLPRLAGRGKAMSQLGGGIGTRGPGETKLETDRRRIRVRIDHVKGQLEQVRRIRRQQRQRREGVPVPVVALVGYTNAGKSTLFNALTEAGVLESSRMFATLDPKLRQLALPSRRKVLLSDTVGFIRNLPHTLVTSFRATLEEVERAEILLHVRDASSPMLDEQKTQVEKVLGELDAGRKPVIEVMNKADLLDEAQRNDLWHHAGKGDLVTVSAKTGEGLERLITLIDERIGGEGAADPTETAEFRIPQKQGAALAAIEAGAFIEKKRFEGNLVYLRARGPASLLGRYRRFQLEPAS from the coding sequence CTGCGGCAGGCTGACGAACTTCGCGAACGCAGTCTGAGCACACACGCGGAGCGAGCTGTTCTGGTCGCGGTGGAGTTTACCGGCGAGCGGCGGCAGGTTCCGTACGTGGCTGCGCGGGCGCGCGCCTCTGCAGCTATTGATGCTGCAGCGACCGGCGTTCCCGTAGAACCTGCCGTGCCTGTGGCTGACCTCGACTTTGAGGCCGCGCTCGAGGAGTTCCGTGAGCTGGCGCGTTCGGCCGGAGCGGAGATCGCCTCGGTCATGATCCAGCGGCGGCAGAAGCCCGACCCTGCGTTGCTGGTGGGTCAGGGCAAGGCGGAAGAGATTGTCGCCATGGCCGAGAGCACGGGCGCCGAGCTGGTGCTGTTTGACCACGACCTCTCTCCCTCGCAGCTTCGCAATCTTGAAAAGCTGTTGCCGTGCCGCGTGATCGACCGCACGCAGCTTATCCTCGACATCTTTGCGCGTCATGCGCGGACCCGTGAGGGCCAGTTGCAGGTAGAGCTGGCGCAGCTTGAGTATCAGCTGCCACGGTTGGCCGGACGAGGCAAGGCGATGAGCCAGCTTGGCGGCGGCATCGGAACCCGTGGCCCCGGTGAAACCAAACTCGAAACCGACCGTCGGCGCATCCGTGTCCGCATCGACCATGTAAAAGGACAACTCGAACAGGTGCGGCGCATCCGCCGCCAGCAGCGGCAGCGGCGTGAAGGTGTTCCCGTGCCGGTGGTGGCGCTGGTGGGCTATACGAATGCGGGGAAGAGCACGTTGTTCAATGCGCTGACAGAGGCGGGCGTGCTGGAGTCGAGCCGCATGTTCGCAACGCTCGACCCGAAGCTGCGTCAGCTTGCGCTGCCTTCACGGCGCAAGGTGTTGCTCAGCGATACGGTCGGTTTTATCCGCAATCTGCCGCACACGCTGGTCACCAGCTTCCGCGCCACGCTGGAAGAAGTGGAGCGCGCAGAGATTCTGCTGCACGTGCGCGATGCTTCGTCGCCGATGCTGGATGAGCAGAAGACGCAGGTGGAGAAGGTGCTGGGGGAGCTCGATGCCGGGCGCAAGCCGGTGATTGAGGTGATGAACAAGGCCGATCTGTTAGATGAGGCGCAGCGGAATGACCTCTGGCATCACGCGGGTAAAGGCGATCTGGTCACGGTGAGCGCGAAGACGGGCGAGGGCCTGGAGCGGTTGATCACGCTGATCGATGAACGCATCGGCGGCGAAGGCGCGGCTGATCCTACGGAGACGGCCGAGTTCCGCATCCCCCAGAAGCAGGGCGCGGCGCTGGCGGCGATTGAGGCTGGGGCGTTTATTGAGAAGAAGCGGTTCGAGGGGAATCTGGTTTATCTGAGGGCACGGGGCCCGGCGAGTCTGCTGGGGCGGTATCGGCGGTTTCAGTTGGAGCCGGCGTCGTAG
- a CDS encoding lactonase family protein produces MRLRRALRFFVVLPIVLLAGCGDFFPPINGGGSSSGSDIVYVANASSTSVTAYAMSTGALVAVSGSPYTLSFTPTAIAVTPANTFVYVAGSGVVYVYSIGTGGVLTAANNGAAVANGNVVSMDISPDGKWLFTLDADGTTIEEYSINTSTGILTAASGALYTFGAGTTPVPKAIKVAPNGNYVIVALGTAGEIVYGFNTSTGAMSESQRLSAPGSTSDNAIAMDKNTAYLFIARSGNSAGLGVYTIGTGGALTIVSGSPFATSGQSTSVVVDNTATYVYVGNQGDGTISGFTIGTGGALTALSGSPYSAGKTMTALAADSTGKYILAAANGGSPDLGMYAFDSSTAGRIYTVSSTTTAYGPVAVAVTH; encoded by the coding sequence TTGAGGCTGCGTCGTGCATTGCGCTTCTTTGTGGTTCTGCCAATCGTTCTACTGGCGGGTTGCGGTGACTTCTTTCCGCCGATCAATGGTGGCGGGAGCAGTTCGGGATCGGACATCGTGTACGTTGCGAATGCCAGTTCGACCTCGGTGACGGCCTATGCCATGTCGACAGGAGCGCTGGTAGCCGTAAGCGGATCGCCGTACACGCTGAGCTTTACGCCCACGGCGATTGCGGTGACTCCTGCGAATACCTTTGTGTATGTCGCGGGTAGCGGCGTGGTGTATGTGTATTCCATCGGTACCGGTGGTGTGCTGACGGCGGCGAACAACGGCGCGGCGGTGGCCAATGGCAATGTGGTGTCGATGGACATCTCGCCGGACGGGAAGTGGCTGTTTACGTTGGATGCCGACGGGACCACGATTGAGGAGTACTCCATCAACACATCGACCGGCATACTGACGGCTGCCAGCGGAGCGTTGTATACCTTCGGCGCGGGAACGACGCCAGTACCTAAAGCGATCAAGGTCGCTCCTAATGGCAACTACGTCATCGTGGCTCTGGGAACCGCGGGAGAGATCGTCTACGGCTTCAATACGTCGACAGGTGCGATGAGCGAGAGTCAGCGGCTGTCGGCTCCGGGGTCGACCAGCGATAACGCCATTGCGATGGACAAGAATACGGCGTATCTGTTCATCGCCCGCAGCGGGAACTCGGCGGGGCTGGGGGTCTATACCATCGGCACTGGCGGGGCGCTGACAATTGTGAGCGGATCGCCCTTTGCGACGAGTGGCCAGTCGACTTCGGTAGTGGTAGATAACACAGCAACGTACGTCTATGTGGGGAACCAGGGTGACGGTACGATCTCTGGTTTCACTATCGGTACCGGAGGCGCGCTGACAGCGCTCAGTGGATCGCCGTACTCGGCCGGCAAGACCATGACCGCGCTGGCAGCGGACTCCACGGGCAAGTACATTCTGGCGGCGGCCAATGGAGGCTCGCCAGATCTGGGGATGTACGCCTTCGACTCTTCGACAGCGGGACGGATTTATACGGTCAGCTCGACGACGACAGCGTACGGTCCGGTAGCCGTGGCAGTGACGCACTAA
- a CDS encoding M20/M25/M40 family metallo-hydrolase: MHDAASTRSPLSQELGLVRAFAYNPAMFKRSCMTFGAAALLTLTTCLLDAQSPQSVLEQQVRADMNFLASDALQGRGSATRDEHIAAQYAAAVFQEIGLQPGNNGSYLQKAPVELPERAKQRIEQRYAPADRFETWNAVAILPGTDPKLKSEVILLTAHLDHLGVAKQPVNGDAIYNGADDDASGTTAVLNLARYLAHAKPPKRTVVFALFGAEEFGGLGSQAFLAHPPIPLTSIVANLEFEMIGRSDSAVPEGTLWLTGFERSTLGPELAKHGAHLVQDPHPKENFFMRSDNYGLALEGIIAHTVSSYGLHTDYHQVTDEITTIDFKHMTTAIASMEAPVEWLIDTNWKPTWNPGGKPEKKP; the protein is encoded by the coding sequence ATGCACGACGCAGCCTCAACACGCTCACCATTGTCGCAGGAATTGGGTCTGGTCCGTGCCTTTGCCTATAATCCGGCCATGTTCAAACGCTCTTGCATGACCTTTGGCGCCGCCGCGCTGCTGACCCTGACGACCTGCCTGTTGGACGCACAAAGCCCGCAATCCGTTCTGGAACAGCAGGTTCGCGCCGACATGAATTTTCTCGCATCCGATGCACTGCAGGGCCGCGGTTCCGCCACACGTGATGAACACATTGCAGCCCAGTACGCCGCAGCCGTCTTCCAGGAGATCGGCCTGCAACCCGGCAACAATGGCAGCTACCTTCAAAAAGCCCCGGTCGAGCTCCCGGAGCGCGCCAAACAACGCATCGAACAACGCTATGCTCCCGCCGACCGCTTCGAGACCTGGAACGCCGTCGCCATCCTTCCCGGCACCGATCCGAAGCTGAAGTCTGAAGTCATTCTGCTCACCGCCCATCTCGACCACCTGGGCGTTGCCAAACAGCCCGTGAATGGAGACGCGATTTACAACGGAGCAGATGACGACGCCTCTGGCACGACTGCCGTTCTCAACCTCGCCCGCTATCTCGCCCACGCCAAGCCGCCCAAGCGCACCGTTGTCTTCGCCCTCTTTGGTGCGGAGGAGTTCGGCGGCCTGGGATCCCAGGCCTTCCTCGCCCATCCTCCCATTCCGCTCACCAGCATCGTTGCCAACCTGGAATTCGAGATGATCGGCCGTTCTGACTCAGCCGTCCCCGAAGGCACCCTCTGGCTCACCGGCTTTGAGCGCAGCACCCTCGGGCCGGAGCTCGCCAAGCACGGCGCCCACCTCGTGCAGGATCCGCATCCGAAGGAAAACTTCTTCATGCGCAGCGACAACTACGGCCTGGCCCTCGAAGGCATCATCGCCCACACTGTCTCCAGCTACGGCCTCCACACCGACTACCACCAGGTCACCGACGAGATCACCACCATCGACTTCAAACACATGACCACCGCCATCGCCTCCATGGAAGCGCCTGTAGAGTGGCTCATCGACACCAACTGGAAGCCCACGTGGAATCCGGGTGGGAAGCCGGAGAAGAAACCTTAG
- a CDS encoding ATP synthase F0 subunit B: MNEILATLSELVLGSVPTIVLFTLVVIAYSVLVRRPLEKTLSERRARTSGAMEQAKSAVASAESKTSEYEERLRIARAEIFEARQKRVQQFNAEREAILAEAREQAQTRVTAARQQVEQSLTEAKKQIEVASEQLSAQVLKAILPAEVLAGGAQ; encoded by the coding sequence ATGAATGAGATCCTAGCTACACTTAGCGAACTTGTGCTCGGCTCCGTGCCGACGATTGTGTTGTTTACGCTCGTGGTGATCGCCTATAGCGTACTGGTGCGCCGTCCTCTGGAGAAGACGCTGTCCGAGCGCCGCGCGCGTACTTCCGGCGCCATGGAGCAGGCTAAGTCGGCTGTAGCCTCCGCTGAAAGCAAGACGTCGGAGTATGAAGAGCGGTTGCGCATTGCGCGTGCCGAGATCTTCGAAGCCCGTCAGAAGCGTGTGCAGCAGTTCAACGCCGAGCGTGAGGCCATTCTGGCCGAAGCGCGCGAGCAGGCGCAGACGCGTGTCACCGCAGCCCGCCAACAGGTAGAGCAGAGCCTCACTGAGGCGAAGAAGCAGATTGAGGTGGCCAGCGAGCAGCTTTCGGCTCAGGTCCTGAAGGCCATTTTGCCA
- the hfq gene encoding RNA chaperone Hfq, with amino-acid sequence MDSKPAQNIQDTFLNTVRKDKSPITIYLVSGVKLTGRIRSFDKYSVLLENNSQEQLIFKHAISTVVSGRSATGHGERPHGSAMSHGAPSSAAVAAHEPAGA; translated from the coding sequence ATGGATTCGAAGCCGGCGCAGAACATTCAGGACACTTTTCTCAACACTGTCCGCAAAGACAAGAGCCCCATCACGATCTACCTCGTAAGTGGCGTGAAGCTGACGGGCCGTATCCGCTCCTTCGACAAGTATTCCGTGTTGCTCGAGAACAACAGCCAGGAGCAGTTGATCTTCAAGCACGCTATCTCCACCGTGGTCAGTGGGCGGTCCGCTACGGGTCACGGCGAACGGCCGCATGGATCCGCCATGTCGCATGGCGCTCCTTCGTCGGCCGCTGTCGCCGCGCATGAGCCCGCAGGTGCCTAG
- a CDS encoding carboxymuconolactone decarboxylase family protein has translation MALDDLIGSLPAYAKDLKLNFSSLVRQNTELSPQQLWGTVVSTAIATRNPELTAATIEEAAKVLTPVALDAAKAAAAIMGMNNIYYRFHHLTDNEKYATLPARLRMNVLRTHNVDHVDFELWCLAVSAVNACGKCVSSHENVVRQKGMTEEVVNAAIRVTSVIHAIGVVLDGEKASPTPAA, from the coding sequence ATGGCACTCGATGATTTGATCGGCAGCCTGCCCGCCTATGCGAAGGACCTGAAGCTGAACTTCAGCTCGCTGGTCCGGCAGAACACTGAGCTCAGCCCGCAGCAGCTTTGGGGAACCGTGGTGAGCACCGCGATCGCAACCCGTAATCCTGAGCTGACGGCGGCCACGATTGAAGAAGCAGCCAAGGTGTTGACCCCGGTCGCCCTGGACGCCGCCAAGGCAGCCGCGGCGATCATGGGCATGAACAACATCTACTACCGTTTTCATCACCTGACGGACAACGAGAAGTACGCGACACTGCCCGCGCGCCTGCGCATGAACGTGCTACGCACCCACAACGTCGACCACGTGGACTTTGAGCTGTGGTGCCTGGCTGTTTCCGCGGTGAACGCCTGCGGCAAGTGCGTGAGCTCGCACGAGAACGTGGTTCGCCAGAAGGGAATGACGGAAGAGGTGGTGAATGCCGCCATCCGCGTGACCTCAGTGATTCACGCCATCGGCGTAGTGCTGGATGGGGAGAAGGCGTCGCCTACGCCCGCGGCGTAG
- the pqqB gene encoding pyrroloquinoline quinone biosynthesis protein PqqB gives MLGTAAGGGFPQWNCACALCDLSRRDPVRCTPRLQLQAVVRSHGRNVLLNAGPDLRVQIEATPTLQPKPENGRRNTPIGGIVLTSADLDQVLGLLLMREFQPLRVYATPLVRRVLEANSFFRMLERVPQQLTWITMLPDEPFELLPGVTCTAIPMSDDLPYYAKSFAAGAEPGQAVVGLVLASEGKKVVYTPAVGHISEALYSKYAAADAIATDGTFWSDDELQQAQPGTPLAREIGHIPMSGEDGMMARLAELRGPRKVFVHLNNTNPILDRQSDERKAVLAGGWEIAEDGWEL, from the coding sequence TTGCTGGGAACCGCCGCTGGCGGCGGTTTTCCGCAGTGGAACTGTGCCTGTGCTCTGTGCGATTTGAGCCGCAGAGATCCCGTGCGTTGCACGCCCCGGCTGCAGCTACAGGCCGTGGTGCGTTCGCATGGGCGGAATGTCCTGTTGAACGCAGGTCCAGACCTGCGCGTGCAGATTGAAGCAACACCCACGCTGCAGCCCAAGCCGGAGAATGGCCGGCGGAATACGCCGATTGGGGGCATCGTGCTGACCTCGGCGGATCTGGACCAGGTGCTGGGCCTCTTGCTGATGCGTGAGTTTCAGCCGCTGCGGGTCTATGCGACGCCACTGGTCCGGCGGGTGCTGGAAGCCAATAGTTTTTTCCGGATGCTGGAACGTGTGCCGCAACAGTTGACCTGGATCACGATGCTTCCCGATGAGCCGTTTGAGCTGCTGCCGGGAGTCACGTGTACGGCGATTCCGATGTCCGACGATCTGCCGTATTACGCGAAGAGTTTCGCTGCAGGTGCGGAGCCGGGGCAGGCAGTGGTTGGGCTAGTGCTGGCGAGTGAGGGGAAGAAGGTCGTGTATACGCCGGCGGTGGGACATATCTCGGAGGCCCTGTATAGCAAATACGCGGCGGCGGATGCGATCGCCACCGACGGTACTTTCTGGAGCGATGATGAGCTGCAACAGGCGCAGCCCGGGACGCCGCTGGCGCGTGAGATTGGTCATATCCCGATGAGCGGTGAGGATGGCATGATGGCACGGCTTGCGGAGCTCCGAGGACCGCGCAAGGTCTTCGTACACCTGAACAATACGAATCCCATTCTCGACCGTCAGAGTGATGAGCGTAAGGCCGTGCTCGCCGGGGGCTGGGAGATCGCGGAGGATGGATGGGAGCTGTAA